Proteins encoded by one window of Sorangium aterium:
- a CDS encoding OmpP1/FadL family transporter — protein sequence MRRLPCAAAALLSLAAAGRARAHAPDAYGLGSRGASMGGALVADATDFSASYYNPAGLCGATGLGLSIGYGYASNRLRTNGRDSGVRDVHGLAGGLVVPGEVLGVPFALGLATFLPDDGLSRIEAIRQETPRWELYDDRLSILFLAASVAVRPLPFLELGGGVAFLASTRGRFAVTGRADALSPYDSALRHEVDADLTSIRYPHLGARVRAGELGFVGIAYRGEAKLPLAIDARLQGVVDFAGIEVPLLYELESRTVDAFLPRQVVVGASFQRIRGLRVNLDVTWVNWSAYESPVARTRAHLEAAPPPEVPIDLPDDPRPTAVAPLRFGDRFVPRLGVEYVIPAAGGLRKVAGQGERRAIEIPLRAGYVYERSPVPPQKGVTNYVDADRHTMSLGAGVVLNRPLEELPGSLRIDLHGQLSVLPEVVVEKDNPADFVGDYRADGTMLNLGATVTAAF from the coding sequence ATGCGCCGGCTCCCCTGCGCCGCTGCCGCGCTGCTCTCGCTCGCCGCCGCGGGGCGAGCGCGCGCGCATGCGCCCGACGCGTATGGCCTCGGCTCGCGCGGCGCCTCGATGGGCGGCGCGCTCGTGGCGGACGCGACCGATTTCTCGGCGAGCTACTACAACCCGGCGGGCCTCTGCGGCGCGACGGGCCTCGGCCTCTCGATCGGCTACGGCTACGCGTCGAACCGCCTGCGCACGAACGGCCGCGACAGCGGCGTGCGCGACGTCCACGGGCTCGCGGGCGGCCTGGTCGTGCCCGGCGAGGTGCTCGGGGTGCCGTTCGCGCTCGGCCTGGCGACGTTCCTGCCGGACGACGGGCTGTCGCGGATCGAGGCGATCCGCCAGGAGACGCCGCGCTGGGAGCTCTACGACGACCGGCTGTCGATCCTCTTCCTCGCCGCGAGCGTCGCGGTCCGCCCGCTCCCGTTCCTCGAGCTCGGCGGCGGCGTCGCGTTCCTCGCCTCGACGCGGGGCCGCTTCGCGGTGACGGGCCGCGCGGACGCGCTGTCTCCCTACGACTCGGCGCTCCGGCACGAGGTGGACGCGGATCTCACGTCGATCCGCTATCCGCACCTCGGCGCCCGGGTGCGCGCCGGAGAGCTCGGCTTCGTGGGCATCGCCTACCGCGGGGAGGCGAAGCTCCCCCTCGCGATCGACGCGCGCTTGCAGGGGGTCGTGGACTTCGCGGGCATCGAGGTGCCGCTCCTGTACGAGCTCGAGTCGCGCACCGTCGACGCGTTCCTGCCGCGGCAGGTCGTCGTGGGGGCGAGCTTCCAGCGGATCCGCGGCCTCCGCGTGAACCTGGACGTGACGTGGGTGAACTGGTCGGCCTACGAGAGCCCGGTGGCGAGGACGCGGGCGCACCTCGAGGCGGCGCCTCCGCCGGAGGTGCCGATCGACCTGCCCGACGATCCGAGGCCCACGGCCGTCGCGCCGCTCCGGTTCGGGGATCGGTTCGTGCCGAGGCTGGGTGTCGAGTACGTCATCCCGGCGGCGGGGGGCCTGCGCAAGGTGGCCGGGCAGGGCGAGCGCCGCGCGATCGAGATCCCGCTCCGCGCGGGCTACGTCTACGAGAGGTCCCCGGTGCCGCCGCAGAAGGGCGTGACGAACTACGTCGACGCGGACCGGCACACGATGTCGCTGGGGGCGGGCGTCGTCCTGAACCGGCCGCTGGAGGAGCTGCCAGGGTCGCTCCGGATCGACCTGCACGGGCAGCTGTCGGTGCTGCCAGAGGTGGTGGTCGAGAAGGACAACCCGGCGGATTTCGTTGGGGATTACCGGGCCGACGGGACGATGCTGAACCTGGGGGCGACGGTGACGGCGGCGTTCTGA
- a CDS encoding OmpP1/FadL family transporter: MFRRIRRRGRGFAPLLAAGLALAHGAAAQASPEDVLGFGARSSALGATGAAAAEGYEAVHANPALLSLSRERRLTLGLAGAIFDLRAGDVRLSYAPLRGSVIGATVPIPFGGALADRVTIGLGFFAPFDVVVRGRILYPETPQFPLADRTQSVAVQAALGARVGRGVRVGAGFAALAALSGAVTVATDASGRVGTLVEDTLVASYGPILGASYDVGAYRVGAAFRGALVGRFNVVIHAEDLGGIAVPLLHIAGIAQYDPAQIALEVARVKGPWKVAIGATYKRWSDYPGALEATVRCPEVDPETGEPFAGSCAAPVPEDPGYSDTVVPRAGVERSLALGRGATAYARAGAFFEPSPAPEQTGASNVYDNARVALSLGYGLALSAPLPRLTLDLFGQVQLLLRRAHRKREEGAAGDVERGAGPVRTRGVLVAGGTTLGVAF, from the coding sequence ATGTTTCGCCGGATCCGCCGGAGGGGGCGCGGGTTCGCGCCGCTCCTGGCGGCGGGGCTCGCCCTCGCACACGGCGCCGCGGCGCAGGCGTCGCCGGAGGACGTGCTCGGCTTCGGCGCGCGCTCGAGCGCCCTGGGCGCGACCGGCGCCGCGGCAGCGGAGGGCTACGAGGCCGTCCACGCGAACCCGGCGCTCCTGTCGCTGTCGCGCGAGCGCCGGCTCACGCTGGGGCTCGCGGGCGCGATCTTCGACCTCCGCGCCGGCGACGTGCGGCTGTCCTACGCGCCGCTGCGCGGCAGCGTGATCGGCGCGACGGTGCCGATCCCGTTCGGCGGCGCGCTCGCGGATCGCGTGACGATCGGCCTCGGCTTCTTCGCGCCGTTCGACGTGGTGGTCCGCGGGCGGATCCTCTACCCGGAGACGCCGCAGTTCCCGCTGGCGGATCGCACCCAGTCGGTCGCGGTGCAGGCGGCGCTCGGCGCGCGGGTGGGGCGCGGCGTCCGGGTGGGCGCCGGCTTCGCCGCGCTGGCGGCGCTGTCCGGCGCGGTGACGGTGGCGACCGACGCCTCCGGCCGCGTGGGCACCCTCGTCGAGGACACGCTCGTCGCGAGCTACGGGCCGATCCTCGGCGCGAGCTACGACGTCGGCGCCTACCGCGTCGGGGCGGCGTTCCGCGGCGCGCTCGTCGGGCGGTTCAACGTCGTCATCCACGCCGAGGATCTCGGGGGGATCGCCGTGCCGCTGCTCCACATCGCGGGGATCGCGCAGTACGATCCCGCGCAGATCGCGCTCGAGGTGGCGCGCGTGAAGGGGCCGTGGAAGGTGGCGATCGGCGCGACGTACAAGCGCTGGTCGGACTACCCAGGAGCGCTCGAGGCGACGGTTCGCTGCCCGGAGGTCGACCCCGAGACGGGCGAGCCGTTCGCCGGCTCGTGCGCGGCGCCGGTGCCCGAGGACCCGGGGTACTCGGACACGGTCGTGCCGCGCGCCGGCGTGGAGCGCAGCCTCGCGCTGGGGCGGGGCGCCACGGCGTACGCGCGCGCCGGCGCGTTCTTCGAGCCGTCGCCCGCGCCGGAGCAGACGGGCGCGTCCAACGTCTACGACAACGCGCGCGTCGCGCTCTCGCTCGGCTACGGGCTCGCGCTCTCGGCGCCGCTGCCGCGGCTGACGCTGGACCTGTTCGGCCAGGTCCAGCTGCTCCTGCGGCGCGCGCACCGGAAGCGGGAGGAGGGAGCGGCGGGCGACGTGGAGCGCGGCGCCGGCCCCGTGCGCACGCGGGGCGTGCTCGTCGCGGGCGGGACGACGCTCGGGGTGGCGTTCTGA
- a CDS encoding radical SAM protein: MDLSPRSSPDERRPRLALQAVLPEELAGACGIDIADARRIVSLAHRLGELPARAPATVRRAALDAARSAGEIRTLALVERRASAEDPFVKYAFRLEDGATVESVRIPLERPGRYSACVSSQVGCALACAFCATGRMGLTRNLEAWEIVEQVRLIRRDLDATIGGGARVHGVLFQGMGEPLANADRVIQAIRVLSEPSAQAIDMRNITVCTAGLPSGIRRLAAEVPAVRLGLSLGSVRPGKRRLLMPIDGAHPLDEVLAAVGEHARASGHAPMWAYTLLADQNDTDDDAACLAALARGFAAQHGISPRLSLIPYNAIGAPGDPLPSPGGGDERGASADPFVRSARLDAFRAVLSAAGVGSIVRYSGGGDVGAACGQLARPLAEAQRPGGRRAPPRAGATAGAADAGPGAPPRPA, from the coding sequence GTGGATCTCAGCCCTCGAAGCAGCCCGGACGAACGCCGCCCCCGCCTCGCGCTCCAGGCCGTGCTGCCGGAGGAGCTCGCCGGAGCGTGCGGCATCGACATCGCCGACGCGCGCCGCATCGTCTCCCTGGCGCACCGCCTCGGCGAGCTCCCCGCCCGCGCGCCCGCGACCGTCCGGCGCGCCGCGCTCGACGCGGCGCGGTCGGCGGGCGAGATCAGGACGCTCGCGCTCGTCGAGCGGCGCGCGAGCGCCGAGGATCCGTTCGTGAAGTACGCCTTCCGCCTCGAGGACGGGGCGACGGTCGAGTCGGTGCGCATCCCGCTCGAGCGGCCGGGCCGGTACTCGGCGTGCGTGAGCTCGCAGGTCGGCTGCGCGCTCGCGTGCGCCTTCTGCGCCACCGGGCGCATGGGCCTCACGCGCAACCTGGAGGCGTGGGAGATCGTCGAGCAGGTGCGGCTCATCCGCCGCGATCTCGACGCCACGATCGGAGGCGGCGCGCGCGTCCATGGAGTGCTGTTCCAGGGCATGGGCGAGCCGCTCGCGAACGCCGACCGGGTCATCCAGGCGATCCGGGTGCTCTCCGAGCCGAGCGCGCAGGCCATCGACATGCGCAACATCACCGTCTGTACGGCGGGGCTCCCGTCCGGCATCCGGCGGCTCGCGGCCGAGGTCCCCGCGGTCCGGCTCGGCCTGTCGCTCGGCTCGGTGCGCCCCGGCAAGCGGCGCCTGCTCATGCCGATCGACGGCGCGCACCCGCTCGACGAGGTCCTCGCGGCCGTGGGCGAGCACGCGCGCGCGAGCGGGCACGCGCCGATGTGGGCGTACACGCTCCTCGCGGACCAGAACGACACGGACGACGACGCCGCGTGCCTGGCCGCGCTCGCCCGCGGCTTCGCGGCGCAGCACGGCATCTCTCCCCGGCTCAGCCTCATCCCCTACAACGCGATAGGCGCGCCCGGCGATCCCCTGCCCTCGCCGGGCGGCGGCGATGAACGCGGCGCGTCGGCCGATCCGTTCGTGCGCTCGGCGCGGCTCGACGCGTTCCGCGCGGTCCTCTCCGCCGCCGGCGTCGGCTCGATCGTGCGCTACTCGGGCGGGGGCGACGTCGGCGCGGCGTGCGGGCAGCTCGCGCGGCCTCTGGCGGAGGCGCAGCGGCCGGGCGGCCGCCGGGCGCCGCCCCGCGCCGGGGCGACCGCGGGCGCGGCCGACGCCGGGCCAGGCGCGCCGCCCAGGCCAGCGTGA
- the tatB gene encoding Sec-independent protein translocase protein TatB, whose translation MFGFSFSEIMVLAIVGIIVVGPRRLPAMMRTAGSWIARLRRLSTELRTQSGIDDLIRSEGLERELRELRALSRVNVIETLVNPVVGAVTAGTVASSTPRVRPPDPEPPPPPDVKPLREREYPVLGCDAYGVTLDAAPDGATSLPAAAESATPTETADAADATAGVAGADTTAGAADATADAGSAAVAVTAAADTAAVTATAAADTAAVTATAAPDNATVTATAAADTAAATQGLATGNGATS comes from the coding sequence GTGTTCGGCTTCAGCTTCAGCGAGATCATGGTGCTCGCCATCGTGGGCATCATCGTGGTCGGTCCCCGGCGGCTGCCAGCGATGATGCGAACGGCGGGGAGCTGGATCGCCAGGCTCCGCCGCTTGAGCACGGAGCTCCGGACGCAGAGCGGCATCGACGATCTGATCCGCTCGGAGGGGCTGGAGCGTGAGCTCCGCGAGCTCCGCGCCCTCTCGCGGGTCAACGTGATCGAGACGCTGGTGAACCCCGTCGTCGGCGCCGTGACCGCCGGTACGGTCGCCTCGTCCACGCCGCGCGTGAGGCCGCCGGATCCCGAGCCGCCGCCGCCGCCCGACGTGAAGCCGCTCCGGGAGCGCGAGTACCCCGTCCTCGGCTGCGACGCCTACGGCGTGACGCTGGACGCGGCGCCGGACGGCGCGACCAGCCTGCCGGCCGCAGCAGAGAGCGCGACCCCCACGGAGACGGCGGACGCGGCGGACGCCACGGCCGGCGTGGCCGGCGCAGACACAACGGCTGGCGCGGCAGACGCCACGGCCGACGCGGGGTCAGCCGCGGTCGCTGTGACCGCGGCCGCAGACACCGCCGCGGTCACAGCGACCGCGGCCGCAGACACCGCCGCGGTCACAGCGACCGCGGCACCAGACAACGCCACGGTCACAGCGACCGCGGCCGCAGACACCGCCGCGGCGACGCAGGGCCTGGCGACCGGAAACGGAGCGACGTCATGA
- the tatC gene encoding twin-arginine translocase subunit TatC produces the protein MSQEQAAAVKSGSPEATGAPSEAAAEPDEDKPMSFWEHLDELRKRLVRSILVFFAACVVGWEVREELLHFLTVPFVQAWREQNLPGNPSLHFGAPAAAFVAYFKLSMIGGAAMASPFIFYQLWAFVAPGLYAREKRYVIPFVLFSTILFVGGGLFGWRAAFPISFGYFLSLAGTVGGDGVTITPTVMMGDYLDFVAQLLLGFGIIFEIPLIVLFLSIAGLVNYIQLIMFGRWFVFGAFVVAAVLTPPDVTSQLVMAVPMCLLYVLSIGLAYIFGKPPTDAQRAAYKARKDKEVTKG, from the coding sequence ATGAGCCAGGAGCAGGCGGCGGCGGTGAAGAGCGGCTCCCCGGAGGCGACGGGCGCGCCGAGCGAGGCCGCGGCGGAGCCCGACGAAGACAAGCCGATGTCGTTCTGGGAGCACCTCGACGAGCTGCGCAAGCGGCTCGTCCGGAGCATCCTTGTCTTCTTCGCGGCCTGCGTCGTGGGGTGGGAGGTGCGCGAGGAGCTCTTGCACTTCCTGACCGTCCCGTTCGTGCAGGCGTGGCGGGAGCAGAACCTGCCGGGCAACCCCTCGCTCCACTTCGGCGCGCCCGCGGCCGCCTTCGTCGCCTACTTCAAGCTGTCGATGATCGGCGGCGCGGCGATGGCCTCGCCGTTCATCTTCTACCAGCTGTGGGCGTTCGTCGCGCCCGGCCTCTACGCCCGCGAGAAGCGCTACGTCATCCCGTTCGTCCTGTTCTCGACGATCCTGTTCGTCGGCGGCGGCCTGTTCGGCTGGCGGGCGGCCTTCCCGATCTCGTTCGGTTACTTCCTCAGCCTGGCCGGCACGGTCGGCGGCGACGGGGTGACGATCACGCCGACCGTGATGATGGGCGACTACCTCGACTTCGTCGCCCAGCTCCTGCTCGGCTTCGGGATCATCTTCGAGATCCCGCTCATCGTGCTCTTCCTCTCCATCGCCGGCCTCGTCAACTACATCCAGCTCATCATGTTCGGCCGCTGGTTCGTGTTCGGCGCCTTCGTCGTGGCCGCCGTCCTGACGCCGCCGGACGTCACGAGCCAGCTCGTCATGGCCGTGCCGATGTGCCTGCTCTACGTGCTCTCGATCGGCCTCGCGTACATCTTCGGCAAGCCGCCGACCGACGCCCAGCGCGCGGCCTACAAGGCGCGCAAGGACAAGGAAGTCACCAAGGGCTGA
- a CDS encoding prolipoprotein diacylglyceryl transferase yields MRPELFRLLDVAFPAYFLLLLTGFLFATAIGALWARRIGQDPDVIVDLGLACLLAGVVGGRLLHVVADGYFWDYVHLCTDPSLVDWKVEQALCASRYHGVWDAAKGVCHPIERDCLAWAKFWAGGLTYYGGFLGASGMAYWLLKRDRFPFWKAADMAGFAVPLGLGFGRMGCLLAGCCFGLRTEGAFGLSFPPNSPASEAQFKLLELTSPRLPSHPVHPTQIYESAMSFAIAAICLLYVHGRKRYDGQVFATFLGLYAFGRFVLEFARADDRGGLLGLSTSQLIGLAMAGAAVAIHVARTRKAAPAAAAPAA; encoded by the coding sequence ATGCGGCCCGAGCTGTTCCGCCTGCTCGACGTCGCGTTCCCCGCCTACTTCCTGCTGCTGCTGACCGGCTTCCTCTTCGCGACGGCCATCGGCGCGCTGTGGGCGCGGCGGATTGGCCAGGATCCGGACGTGATCGTCGACCTGGGGCTCGCCTGCCTGCTCGCGGGCGTCGTCGGCGGCAGGCTCCTCCACGTCGTCGCCGACGGGTACTTCTGGGATTACGTGCACCTGTGCACCGACCCGTCGCTCGTCGACTGGAAGGTCGAGCAGGCGCTCTGCGCGTCGCGGTACCACGGCGTCTGGGACGCGGCGAAGGGGGTCTGCCACCCGATCGAGCGCGATTGCCTGGCGTGGGCGAAGTTCTGGGCGGGCGGCCTGACGTACTACGGCGGCTTCCTTGGCGCGTCGGGGATGGCGTACTGGCTGCTCAAGCGCGATCGGTTCCCGTTCTGGAAGGCGGCGGACATGGCGGGCTTCGCCGTCCCGCTGGGCCTCGGGTTCGGCCGGATGGGCTGCCTGCTCGCCGGTTGCTGCTTCGGCCTGCGCACCGAAGGGGCGTTCGGGCTCTCGTTCCCGCCGAACAGCCCCGCGAGCGAGGCGCAGTTCAAGCTGCTCGAGCTCACGAGCCCGCGCCTGCCGTCGCACCCGGTGCACCCGACGCAGATCTACGAGTCGGCGATGTCGTTCGCCATCGCGGCGATCTGCCTGCTCTACGTGCACGGCCGGAAGCGGTACGACGGGCAGGTCTTCGCGACGTTCCTCGGCCTCTACGCGTTCGGGCGCTTCGTGCTCGAGTTCGCGCGCGCCGACGACCGCGGGGGCCTCCTCGGCCTGTCGACGTCGCAGCTCATCGGGCTCGCGATGGCCGGCGCCGCGGTCGCGATCCACGTGGCGCGGACCCGGAAGGCAGCGCCCGCGGCGGCCGCGCCCGCCGCCTGA
- the lspA gene encoding signal peptidase II: protein MTEEATPRDAPAENEGAHAESHRSAPVNAPAGEPLASAGERDHDGRASSQEGDADDVVAPTKPTYRPSYVFLIAVSAITLAADLGSKWWAKDRLDPQGLTDLTAAPRPLSFRKIEVIKDHLNLIFAKNHGGAWGILGDESEAIRRPFFLLVSLAAIVFIVSLYRKLHPSQTALRWGLPLVLGGALGNLVDRIRYGYVIDFIQVRLTSTFVWPTFNVADIAIVVGVGLMAIDMFSPHRPELAGKASGAKASAG from the coding sequence ATGACTGAAGAAGCGACGCCGCGAGACGCTCCCGCCGAGAACGAAGGTGCCCATGCGGAGTCGCATCGCTCCGCCCCCGTGAACGCGCCGGCCGGCGAGCCGCTGGCCTCCGCCGGCGAACGCGACCACGACGGGCGCGCCTCCTCGCAGGAGGGGGACGCCGACGACGTTGTCGCGCCGACGAAGCCCACCTACCGGCCTTCGTACGTGTTCCTGATCGCCGTCTCTGCCATCACCCTCGCCGCCGATCTCGGCTCGAAGTGGTGGGCCAAGGACCGGCTGGATCCGCAGGGGCTCACGGACCTCACCGCCGCGCCGCGGCCGCTCTCGTTCCGGAAGATCGAGGTGATCAAGGATCACCTGAACCTGATCTTCGCGAAGAACCACGGCGGGGCGTGGGGCATCCTGGGCGACGAGAGCGAGGCGATCCGCCGCCCGTTCTTCCTGCTGGTCTCGCTCGCGGCGATCGTCTTCATCGTCTCGCTGTACCGCAAGCTCCACCCCTCCCAGACCGCGCTCAGGTGGGGGCTGCCGCTCGTGCTCGGCGGCGCGCTCGGGAACCTCGTCGACCGCATCCGTTACGGGTACGTCATCGACTTCATCCAGGTCCGGCTCACCTCGACGTTCGTGTGGCCGACGTTCAACGTGGCCGACATCGCGATCGTCGTGGGCGTCGGGCTGATGGCGATCGACATGTTCTCCCCCCACCGCCCCGAGCTCGCCGGCAAGGCGTCCGGCGCGAAGGCGTCCGCGGGCTGA
- the lspA gene encoding signal peptidase II produces MSSDAPQASPAAHLPDDLPSEERASLRFLAVVALVSCAADLVTKGWAHARLTGFDPKRSGAKVLTIIPDHLDFIFAQNPGGAWSFLRGLPDGLRRPFFLFVSAAAMVFIFSIYRRVHRDQTGMKWGLALALGGAMGNLVDRIRYGWVIDFIDVYVIRGGREFHWPTFNVADIAIVAGVLLMSKDMIVATRRANAPSPDTRGASEGLAGGDPTPPLSTEAPPPVPPAS; encoded by the coding sequence ATGTCCTCGGACGCACCGCAAGCGTCGCCCGCCGCGCACCTTCCCGACGACCTCCCCAGCGAGGAGCGCGCCTCGCTCCGCTTCTTGGCCGTCGTGGCGCTCGTCTCGTGCGCCGCCGACCTGGTGACGAAGGGGTGGGCGCACGCGCGCCTCACCGGGTTCGACCCGAAGCGGTCGGGCGCGAAGGTCCTCACGATCATCCCGGACCACCTCGATTTCATCTTCGCGCAGAACCCCGGCGGCGCCTGGAGCTTCCTGCGCGGCCTCCCGGACGGCCTGCGGCGGCCGTTCTTCCTGTTCGTCTCCGCCGCGGCGATGGTCTTCATCTTCTCGATCTACCGGCGCGTCCACAGGGACCAGACCGGGATGAAGTGGGGGCTCGCGCTGGCGCTCGGCGGCGCGATGGGCAACCTGGTCGACCGGATCCGCTATGGCTGGGTCATCGACTTCATCGACGTGTACGTGATCCGCGGCGGTCGGGAGTTTCACTGGCCGACGTTCAACGTGGCGGACATCGCGATCGTCGCGGGGGTCCTCCTGATGTCCAAGGACATGATCGTCGCGACCCGCAGGGCGAACGCGCCGTCGCCAGACACTCGCGGCGCCTCGGAGGGCCTGGCAGGCGGCGACCCCACCCCTCCGCTATCGACGGAAGCGCCTCCGCCCGTGCCGCCGGCCAGCTGA
- a CDS encoding DUF4398 domain-containing protein, with protein sequence MRTNHGTVAILLVGGLLGCASAPLPPKELIEARKSYERARMSAAAELAPADLRGATEAMERAERAFAGGSELAEARDLAYLAGRRAQLAESLGRTAATERQRGAALQAYGEVHLALRRRGAPAVDPAAPAAPPGREKAPARSRAPERPLVILNRR encoded by the coding sequence ATGCGAACCAATCACGGGACGGTGGCCATTCTGCTCGTCGGCGGTCTCCTGGGGTGCGCGAGCGCCCCGCTCCCGCCGAAGGAGCTCATCGAGGCGAGGAAGAGCTACGAGCGCGCCCGGATGAGCGCGGCGGCAGAGCTCGCGCCCGCGGACCTGCGGGGCGCCACCGAGGCGATGGAGCGCGCGGAGCGCGCGTTCGCCGGGGGGAGCGAGCTCGCCGAGGCGAGGGATCTCGCGTACCTCGCGGGGCGCCGGGCGCAGCTGGCCGAGTCGCTGGGGCGCACGGCGGCCACGGAGCGGCAGCGCGGCGCGGCCCTCCAGGCGTACGGCGAGGTGCACCTCGCGCTGCGAAGGAGGGGGGCGCCGGCGGTCGACCCGGCCGCTCCGGCCGCTCCTCCCGGACGGGAAAAGGCGCCGGCGCGATCGCGCGCCCCGGAGCGTCCGCTGGTGATCCTGAACCGGAGGTGA
- a CDS encoding DUF4398 domain-containing protein — MKNAVFLTLFGASAAGCAAYAPSFGERLGASEAMIRAAEEVGADEDPRAEAHLRLAREQVQRATTLSADGVPERAQRMLLRAQADAELALALLREAQAQARTHEALEEVGSIQRQLR, encoded by the coding sequence ATGAAAAACGCAGTGTTCTTGACGCTCTTCGGCGCGTCGGCGGCGGGGTGCGCCGCGTACGCTCCGAGCTTCGGCGAGCGGCTCGGCGCGTCGGAGGCGATGATTCGAGCCGCCGAGGAGGTCGGAGCCGACGAGGACCCGCGGGCGGAAGCCCACCTCCGCCTCGCCCGGGAGCAGGTGCAGCGGGCGACGACGCTGTCGGCCGACGGCGTGCCCGAGCGGGCGCAGCGCATGCTCCTGCGCGCGCAGGCGGACGCGGAGCTCGCGCTCGCCCTCCTGCGCGAGGCGCAGGCTCAGGCCCGCACGCACGAGGCGCTCGAGGAGGTCGGATCCATCCAGCGACAGCTCCGCTAG